In one Chryseobacterium camelliae genomic region, the following are encoded:
- a CDS encoding endonuclease/exonuclease/phosphatase family protein — protein sequence MKFKFSGLFLLLFILSFSQDYKVMSFNIRLQVESDKDNAWTQRKQDAIDLLSYYHPDYFGVQEALPEQMKDIKNGLKNYDYVGVGRDDGKEKGEFSAIFYDTDRLQVVSSGTFWLSETPEKPSKGWDAAYNRICTYAVFKDKKSKKEFMALNLHFDHVGNVARVKSADLILKKIKEINPKNLPVTLSGDFNLTDDTEPIKILSKNLTDTFYHSQTKHYGPVGTFTAFNVNEVPQNRIDYIFVKGFKVKSHRHINDRRENLLYPSDHFPVLVDISL from the coding sequence ATGAAGTTTAAATTTTCAGGACTATTTCTATTGCTTTTTATCCTCAGTTTTTCTCAGGATTATAAAGTAATGAGCTTTAACATCAGACTACAGGTAGAATCGGATAAGGATAATGCCTGGACACAGAGAAAACAAGATGCTATTGACTTATTAAGTTATTATCATCCGGATTATTTCGGGGTGCAGGAAGCACTTCCGGAGCAGATGAAAGACATTAAGAACGGACTAAAAAACTATGATTACGTAGGAGTCGGAAGAGATGATGGCAAGGAAAAAGGAGAGTTTTCAGCTATTTTTTATGATACAGATAGGCTTCAGGTAGTAAGTTCCGGCACATTCTGGTTGTCTGAAACTCCTGAAAAACCGTCAAAAGGCTGGGATGCAGCTTATAACAGAATCTGTACTTATGCTGTATTCAAGGATAAGAAGTCTAAAAAAGAATTTATGGCACTTAATTTACATTTTGATCACGTAGGAAATGTAGCGAGAGTGAAATCTGCAGATTTAATTTTAAAGAAGATCAAAGAGATTAATCCTAAAAATTTACCTGTAACATTAAGCGGAGATTTTAATCTGACAGACGACACGGAACCGATTAAAATTCTTTCTAAAAATTTAACGGATACCTTTTATCACTCACAAACCAAACATTATGGTCCTGTAGGGACGTTTACGGCATTTAATGTGAATGAAGTTCCCCAAAATAGAATTGATTATATCTTCGTAAAAGGATTCAAGGTGAAATCTCACAGGCATATTAATGACAGAAGAGAGAATCTGCTTTATCCTTCGGATCATTTTCCGGTGTTGGT